Proteins from a genomic interval of Hydrogenophaga sp. PAMC20947:
- a CDS encoding SDR family oxidoreductase — MNQTPRTMLANKRVLVTQCQEFMGPMLCEVLASHGATVITSYRSLMDPLAAAQVVREAGEIDILLANLAIEAPTTPAAEVGDEEWRRVFGALVDPLPRLIGAALPAMMERRSGKILVMGSASALRGIKRASTYCAARGAQTSYVQAVGLEAAAHNVQINLIAQNFVDNPTYFPPEVQANPRFQERLAREVPLGRLVGAKEDAEFAAYLCSDNANCFVGQVFPVCGGWVAR, encoded by the coding sequence ATGAATCAGACGCCCCGCACCATGCTCGCCAACAAACGTGTGCTGGTCACCCAGTGCCAAGAATTCATGGGACCCATGCTGTGCGAGGTGCTGGCCTCACATGGCGCGACCGTGATCACCAGCTACAGGTCGCTCATGGATCCGCTGGCCGCAGCGCAGGTGGTGCGCGAAGCGGGTGAAATCGACATCCTGCTCGCCAACCTCGCCATTGAGGCCCCCACTACGCCAGCGGCCGAGGTGGGCGATGAAGAATGGCGTCGGGTATTTGGGGCTTTGGTCGACCCTCTGCCACGCCTGATCGGAGCCGCTCTGCCCGCCATGATGGAGCGGCGCAGCGGCAAGATACTGGTGATGGGCAGTGCATCGGCCTTGCGCGGCATCAAGCGCGCATCAACGTACTGCGCAGCCCGGGGCGCGCAGACCTCGTACGTGCAGGCGGTGGGTCTGGAAGCCGCCGCCCACAACGTACAAATCAATCTGATCGCCCAGAATTTCGTGGACAACCCCACCTACTTCCCGCCCGAGGTCCAGGCCAATCCACGTTTCCAGGAGCGCCTGGCGCGCGAAGTCCCCCTGGGCCGATTGGTGGGAGCCAAGGAAGACGCCGAATTCGCCGCTTACCTGTGCAGCGACAACGCCAACTGTTTCGTGGGGCAGGTGTTTCCTGTCTGCGGTGGCTGGGTGGCACGCTGA
- the xylB gene encoding xylulokinase — translation MFLGLDLGTSELKALLLTDQHQVIATARAPLTVQRPQALWSEQSPDAWWGALVSVMNQLQRDQAQALAKLQGIGLSGQMHGATLLGANNQVLRPAILWNDGRSGAQCEQLMREVPELPTITGNLAMPGFTAPKLLWVREHEPEIFAKTQRVLLPKDWLRLMLTGEAVSDMSDAAGTLWLDVAKRAWSDTLLAATGLSRSHMPRLVEGSEVSARVKSDLCTRWGLPRGVPVAGGAGDNAASAVGMGLVRPGQGFVSLGTSGVVFVSSAAFEPNPEQALHAFCHALPGRWHQMSVMLSAASAVTWAAKTLGLPNEPALLAEAAQLNQPEQLAAPIFLPYLSGERSPHNNPLATGSWTGLRAQHTRAHLAYAVAEGVGFGLLDGLNTIPRTEPALNTLSLVGGGSRSAWWAQLLADTFALTLTAHQDSESGGAMGAARLAWLATGASQDSVCTTPPVVATYAPDTEHHQALMPRFERFQALYAALS, via the coding sequence ATGTTCCTCGGTCTCGATCTCGGCACGTCCGAACTCAAAGCCCTGCTGCTGACCGATCAGCATCAGGTCATCGCCACAGCGCGTGCCCCCCTCACCGTTCAGCGTCCTCAAGCGCTGTGGTCCGAGCAGTCACCCGACGCTTGGTGGGGCGCGCTGGTCTCGGTGATGAACCAGCTGCAGCGCGATCAGGCGCAAGCGCTGGCGAAGCTGCAAGGCATCGGTCTGTCGGGCCAGATGCACGGCGCCACCCTGCTGGGCGCCAACAACCAGGTGTTGCGCCCAGCCATTTTGTGGAACGATGGCCGCAGCGGTGCGCAATGCGAACAGCTCATGCGTGAAGTGCCGGAGCTCCCAACCATCACCGGCAACCTGGCCATGCCCGGCTTCACTGCGCCCAAACTGCTTTGGGTGCGCGAGCACGAACCCGAAATCTTCGCCAAAACGCAACGCGTGCTGCTGCCCAAAGACTGGTTGCGCCTCATGCTTACCGGCGAGGCCGTCAGCGACATGTCCGATGCCGCTGGCACGTTGTGGCTGGACGTGGCGAAGCGCGCCTGGTCAGACACACTGCTGGCCGCCACCGGCCTTTCGCGAAGCCACATGCCGCGCCTGGTCGAGGGCAGCGAAGTTTCCGCACGGGTCAAATCCGACCTGTGCACGCGCTGGGGTTTGCCCCGTGGCGTGCCCGTGGCAGGCGGGGCCGGCGATAACGCGGCCAGCGCAGTGGGCATGGGCCTGGTGCGCCCGGGTCAGGGCTTTGTTTCGCTGGGCACCTCAGGCGTGGTGTTCGTCAGCAGTGCGGCATTCGAGCCCAACCCTGAGCAAGCATTGCACGCCTTCTGCCATGCCCTGCCAGGCCGCTGGCACCAGATGAGTGTGATGCTGAGCGCGGCCAGCGCCGTGACCTGGGCCGCGAAGACGCTGGGCCTTCCCAATGAACCCGCCTTGCTGGCCGAGGCCGCCCAGTTGAACCAGCCCGAGCAACTTGCGGCGCCGATTTTTTTGCCCTACCTGAGCGGCGAACGCTCGCCCCACAACAACCCGCTCGCCACCGGATCCTGGACCGGCCTGCGCGCACAGCACACCCGAGCCCACCTGGCCTATGCGGTGGCGGAAGGCGTGGGCTTTGGCCTGCTGGATGGTCTGAACACCATTCCGCGCACAGAACCTGCGCTGAACACGCTGTCCCTCGTGGGTGGCGGCTCCCGCAGCGCCTGGTGGGCCCAGTTGCTGGCCGACACCTTCGCGCTCACCCTGACCGCCCACCAGGATTCCGAGAGCGGAGGTGCCATGGGCGCGGCCCGCCTGGCCTGGCTGGCCACAGGCGCCTCACAAGATTCAGTTTGCACCACACCACCCGTGGTGGCCACCTACGCACCCGATACAGAGCATCACCAGGCCTTGATGCCTCGATTCGAACGCTTTCAAGCGCTTTACGCAGCCCTGAGCTGA
- the dalD gene encoding D-arabinitol 4-dehydrogenase: MNVILHLGLGSFHRAHQAAYLHELQKTGDRSWTLMGGNTRPDMAETIATLQAQGGAYTLETISSAGKHHYERITSISRVIAHTPGLEGLIAQGANPDTKIISFTVTEAGYYLDAHNQLDLVTFSDLRDDVEAARAGQPSSSIYGALTAIFRARRAANAGPVTLLNCDNLRHNGDRSRGGLLQFIELAGDTELLAWVQANTSSPNAMVDRITPRPTQEVFDRVKAATGVDDPAALMGETFIQWVIEDNFIAGHPAWEAVGVEMVKSVQPYEEAKIRVLNATHSCIAWAGTLVGYEFIHEGTLDPMIRQLAFDYVTDDVIPVLDTPERPCPLNLPRYRDVVLDRFANPAICDTNQRVAMDGFSKMPGFIAPTIRQRLAAGATFDSVAMLPALFLAYLQRWHAGQIPYTYQDQAMDPVVAHTMCEADDPVAAFCADVPLWGDLAGDPRLIDAVRRAAERVVRFVSAHPGVSPAPL; encoded by the coding sequence ATGAACGTCATCCTCCATTTGGGTCTGGGCTCTTTCCACCGGGCCCACCAAGCCGCCTACCTCCACGAGCTTCAAAAAACCGGCGACCGCAGCTGGACGCTGATGGGCGGAAACACCCGCCCGGACATGGCCGAGACCATCGCCACCTTGCAAGCGCAAGGTGGTGCCTACACGCTGGAGACCATTTCGTCGGCCGGTAAACACCACTACGAACGCATCACGTCGATCAGCCGTGTCATTGCCCATACACCCGGTCTTGAAGGCTTGATCGCTCAAGGTGCCAACCCAGACACCAAAATCATTTCTTTCACCGTCACCGAAGCCGGTTACTACCTCGACGCCCACAACCAGCTCGATCTCGTCACGTTCTCAGATTTGCGAGACGACGTGGAAGCGGCCCGTGCCGGCCAACCCAGCTCGTCGATTTATGGTGCACTGACCGCCATATTTCGAGCGCGCCGAGCAGCCAACGCTGGACCGGTGACCCTGCTCAACTGCGACAACCTGCGCCACAACGGCGACCGCTCACGGGGTGGCCTGCTCCAGTTCATTGAACTGGCGGGTGACACCGAACTGCTGGCCTGGGTTCAAGCCAACACCAGCAGCCCCAACGCCATGGTGGACCGCATCACACCGCGCCCCACACAAGAGGTGTTCGATCGTGTCAAAGCGGCCACCGGCGTAGACGACCCCGCCGCACTGATGGGTGAAACCTTTATCCAATGGGTCATCGAGGACAACTTCATCGCCGGCCACCCGGCTTGGGAAGCTGTGGGCGTAGAGATGGTGAAGAGCGTTCAACCCTACGAAGAAGCGAAAATCCGGGTGCTCAATGCCACCCACAGCTGCATCGCCTGGGCCGGCACGCTGGTCGGCTATGAATTCATCCACGAAGGGACGCTGGACCCGATGATTCGTCAGCTGGCCTTCGATTACGTAACCGACGACGTGATTCCCGTGCTCGACACACCCGAGCGACCCTGCCCGCTCAACCTGCCCCGCTACCGCGACGTGGTGCTTGACCGCTTTGCCAACCCCGCCATTTGCGACACCAACCAGCGTGTGGCCATGGACGGTTTCAGCAAGATGCCGGGATTCATCGCACCGACCATCCGCCAGCGCCTCGCCGCAGGCGCGACCTTCGACAGCGTGGCCATGTTGCCCGCGCTGTTTCTGGCTTACTTGCAGCGCTGGCATGCGGGCCAGATCCCCTACACCTACCAGGATCAGGCCATGGACCCTGTCGTGGCACACACCATGTGCGAAGCCGACGACCCCGTGGCGGCTTTTTGCGCTGACGTTCCGCTGTGGGGTGACCTGGCGGGAGACCCCCGTTTGATTGACGCAGTGCGTCGCGCTGCCGAGCGGGTTGTGCGCTTCGTGTCCGCGCACCCGGGAGTCAGCCCCGCACCCCTCTGA
- a CDS encoding AraC family transcriptional regulator, with amino-acid sequence MPMPHSNRSVPRQLKPELESEFARSPALGYEAPDEAGFVRCLSHGFPTPLARWHYHDEYELHLITKTSGKVFVGDWIGQFQPGHLVLTGPRLPHNWLSIDTPDGGVPFRDLAIQFDHEPLMQSAALIHELAELGPLLERARNGIEFFGMGESTEQQWHRIKQATGLRRLTAFFDLMCDLAACTDYRLLSSVQLQSDDDDASIDQIHALVSRITDNLSEHHSAAAIAAELGMSESRFSRFFRKATGNTFTDFVNRVRISRACQLLMDTDQQISLICYEVGFNNVANFNRRFLESKGMTPSEFRKQSLTRFRGAA; translated from the coding sequence ATGCCAATGCCCCACTCGAACCGCTCCGTACCTCGACAGCTCAAACCCGAGCTGGAGAGCGAATTCGCGCGCTCGCCCGCCCTGGGCTACGAGGCCCCTGATGAGGCCGGCTTCGTGCGCTGCCTGTCACATGGTTTCCCAACGCCCCTGGCGCGCTGGCATTACCACGACGAGTACGAGCTGCACCTGATCACCAAGACCTCTGGCAAGGTCTTTGTCGGCGACTGGATCGGCCAGTTTCAGCCCGGCCACCTTGTGCTAACCGGCCCGCGGTTGCCCCACAACTGGCTGTCCATTGACACACCCGATGGCGGCGTGCCTTTCCGCGACCTGGCAATCCAGTTCGACCACGAGCCACTCATGCAGTCTGCGGCCCTCATTCACGAGCTGGCCGAACTGGGCCCCTTGCTGGAGCGGGCACGCAATGGCATCGAATTCTTCGGCATGGGCGAAAGCACAGAACAACAGTGGCACAGGATCAAGCAAGCCACCGGTCTGCGCCGCCTGACGGCCTTCTTTGACCTGATGTGCGATTTGGCCGCCTGCACCGACTACCGTTTGCTCTCCAGCGTGCAGCTGCAAAGCGATGACGACGACGCGTCTATTGACCAAATCCACGCTTTGGTGAGCCGCATCACCGACAACCTGTCGGAACACCACTCAGCCGCTGCCATTGCTGCCGAGCTGGGCATGAGCGAAAGCCGTTTTTCCCGTTTCTTCCGCAAAGCCACGGGCAACACTTTCACCGATTTCGTCAACCGCGTGCGCATCAGCCGCGCCTGTCAGCTGTTGATGGACACCGATCAGCAAATCAGCCTCATCTGCTACGAAGTGGGTTTCAACAACGTGGCCAATTTCAACCGCCGCTTTCTGGAATCCAAGGGCATGACGCCCTCGGAGTTCCGAAAACAATCGCTGACGCGGTTCCGCGGCGCGGCTTGA
- a CDS encoding ABC transporter ATP-binding protein codes for MSYLQLQGIEKFFGEHRAIKGIDLEIKPGEFIVFVGPSGCGKSTLLRLIAGLEHIDGGKLSLEDRDITHLPSSKRDLAMVFQSYALYPHMTVAENMSFALKLAGAPKAEINEKVKKAADILDLTKYLERTPKELSGGQRQRVAIGRAIVRAPKVFLFDEPLSNLDAALRGQTRIEIAKLHRDLGATTVYVTHDQVEAMTLADRVVVLRDGLIEQVGTPLELYDTPANQFVAQFIGTPQMNILPHTQWSAAIKALAPAAAKDGAIGLRPECVVVGSDTNAKVQGKVDVVEALGAETLIYITTNEGAHLVARQSERTPLHMGDPVSADLALDQAHWFDSKGRVVKTTAAA; via the coding sequence ATGTCATACCTTCAACTTCAAGGCATCGAAAAATTCTTCGGTGAGCACCGCGCCATCAAGGGCATTGATCTGGAGATCAAACCAGGCGAGTTCATCGTCTTTGTGGGCCCCTCGGGCTGCGGCAAGTCGACCTTGCTGCGCCTGATCGCCGGCCTGGAGCACATTGACGGCGGCAAGCTCAGCCTGGAAGACCGCGACATCACGCACCTGCCTTCTTCCAAGCGCGATCTGGCCATGGTGTTCCAGAGCTACGCGCTCTACCCGCACATGACCGTGGCCGAGAACATGAGCTTTGCGCTCAAACTGGCCGGTGCGCCCAAGGCCGAGATCAACGAAAAGGTGAAGAAAGCTGCCGATATTCTCGACCTCACCAAGTACCTGGAGCGCACGCCCAAAGAGCTCTCCGGTGGTCAGCGCCAGCGCGTGGCCATTGGTCGCGCCATCGTGCGGGCACCCAAGGTGTTCCTGTTCGACGAGCCGCTGTCCAACCTGGACGCAGCACTGCGTGGGCAGACCCGTATCGAAATCGCCAAGCTGCACCGCGACCTGGGCGCGACCACCGTCTACGTGACACACGACCAGGTCGAGGCCATGACGTTGGCCGACCGCGTGGTGGTGTTGCGCGACGGCCTGATCGAGCAAGTGGGCACGCCGCTGGAGCTGTACGATACCCCGGCCAACCAGTTTGTGGCCCAGTTCATCGGCACGCCGCAGATGAACATCCTGCCCCACACCCAGTGGTCCGCCGCCATCAAGGCCTTGGCGCCAGCGGCTGCCAAGGACGGTGCCATCGGCCTGCGCCCCGAGTGTGTGGTGGTGGGCTCCGACACCAACGCCAAGGTGCAGGGCAAAGTCGACGTGGTCGAAGCCCTGGGTGCCGAGACACTGATCTACATCACGACCAACGAGGGCGCGCACCTGGTGGCGCGCCAAAGCGAGCGCACCCCGCTGCACATGGGCGACCCCGTGAGTGCGGACCTGGCGCTGGACCAGGCGCACTGGTTCGACAGCAAGGGCCGCGTGGTGAAAACCACCGCAGCCGCCTGA
- a CDS encoding SDR family oxidoreductase, whose protein sequence is MAQPFKGKVAAVTGAASGIGRASAEALLAAGARVVLIDRDESALAAACAALGEQAVPLVLDLLDSQQCASLMPEILARTGQLDIFHANAGLYVGGDLVDAQHDAIDRMLNLNINVVMKNVRDVLLHMTERHTGDIIVTSSLAAHFPTPWEPVYASSKWAIDCFVQTVRRQVFKHGIRVGSVSPGPVITSLLSDWPAEKLAEAKASGSLVEASEIAEVIVFMLTRRRGMTIRDVVLMPTNFDL, encoded by the coding sequence ATGGCACAACCCTTCAAAGGCAAAGTCGCTGCCGTCACCGGTGCGGCTTCGGGCATAGGACGTGCCAGTGCCGAGGCCCTGCTCGCTGCCGGCGCCCGGGTGGTGTTGATTGACCGGGATGAGAGCGCATTGGCGGCTGCATGCGCTGCGCTGGGCGAGCAAGCCGTCCCGCTTGTGCTCGATTTGCTGGATTCGCAGCAATGCGCATCCCTGATGCCAGAGATTCTTGCGCGCACAGGACAACTCGATATCTTTCACGCCAATGCCGGTTTGTACGTGGGGGGCGACCTGGTCGATGCGCAGCACGATGCCATTGACCGCATGCTCAACCTCAACATCAACGTGGTCATGAAAAACGTGCGCGATGTCTTGTTGCACATGACCGAGCGCCACACCGGCGACATCATTGTCACCAGCTCGCTGGCCGCGCATTTTCCCACCCCCTGGGAGCCGGTGTACGCGTCGTCCAAATGGGCCATCGACTGCTTCGTGCAGACGGTTCGGCGCCAGGTTTTCAAACACGGCATTCGCGTTGGATCGGTTTCACCCGGCCCCGTGATCACTTCCTTGCTGTCCGACTGGCCGGCCGAAAAGCTGGCCGAGGCCAAGGCCTCAGGCAGCCTCGTTGAGGCGAGCGAAATCGCTGAAGTGATCGTTTTTATGCTCACCCGACGTCGCGGAATGACCATCCGCGATGTCGTGTTGATGCCCACCAATTTTGATTTGTGA
- a CDS encoding PBP1A family penicillin-binding protein — translation MLQCFHPRALLGPVFLLALSVSSVAPAGAATFDLPSTDRIVKYTPKLPLQIYTSDGVEIAQFGTERRIYVPLTKTPKILQDAVLAIEDARFREHSGVDPKGMARAVVAALTGGRKQGASTITQQLVRTMLLTREFSVERKAKEIMLAFKIEDALSKDRILEIYMNEIFLGQRAYGFAAAAKTYFGKTMDELSTAEAAMLAGLPQNPYYANPVANMARATQRQRVVLERMKVTGVISEAQWTAARAEIIKLRTPGERDLHAPYVAEMARRIVVERYGTEAYSSGIRVTTSLKAADQRAAYDAVQRGVLAFDRRGDWRGPEGFEELPATKAADGPELTRLAAEALKDHTDDDTLRVAIVLSASPKEVQLQLATGERVTLKGKGLRWAQAGLKSKVKKELKVARGSVVRLVQSGKKGSADEWEIAQWPEAEAALVSIDSATGRVRALVGGFDHARQPFNHVTQAWRQPGSSFKPLLYSAALEERVMPASLIDDLPFTAANGWSPSNSHAGGESPITLREALTKSSNLVSVRVLNHVGVARARDWVTRFGLDSSRQPDNLTLALGTGSATPLQMARAYATLANGGWRVTPVVVEKIADAQGKVLFEAPPPEALTDANRVIPARNAYVMSSLLNDVTRYGTGARAQAMLNRRDVYGKTGTTDNAFDAWFTGYHPTLATAVWMGYDTPRSLGSRESGSRSALPIWIDYMGAALKGVPENPLGNPPPGLIRDNNDWLYSEWKDGGAVARISDEDGVQYTPPPGLLDPLIPDWAKALISTGPTSRPMEISR, via the coding sequence ATGCTTCAGTGTTTCCACCCCCGCGCGCTTCTTGGCCCGGTTTTCCTCCTCGCCCTGTCGGTTTCGAGCGTTGCGCCTGCGGGCGCTGCGACTTTTGACTTGCCGTCCACCGACCGCATCGTCAAATACACGCCCAAGCTGCCGCTACAGATTTACACCTCGGACGGGGTCGAAATCGCCCAATTCGGCACCGAGCGGCGCATCTATGTGCCGCTGACCAAAACCCCGAAAATCCTGCAAGACGCCGTCCTGGCGATCGAAGACGCACGCTTTCGGGAGCATTCCGGCGTGGATCCCAAGGGCATGGCGCGCGCCGTGGTCGCGGCCCTCACCGGTGGGCGCAAGCAGGGTGCCAGCACCATCACACAACAGCTCGTTCGCACCATGCTGCTGACCCGGGAATTCTCGGTTGAGCGCAAAGCCAAAGAGATCATGCTCGCATTCAAGATCGAAGACGCGCTCTCCAAAGACCGCATCCTCGAGATCTACATGAACGAGATTTTCCTGGGGCAGCGCGCCTACGGCTTCGCCGCCGCGGCCAAGACCTATTTCGGAAAAACCATGGACGAGCTCAGCACCGCTGAAGCCGCCATGCTCGCGGGTCTGCCGCAAAACCCCTATTACGCCAACCCGGTGGCGAACATGGCGCGGGCCACCCAAAGGCAAAGAGTCGTCCTTGAACGCATGAAGGTCACCGGGGTGATCTCTGAAGCCCAATGGACCGCCGCGCGGGCCGAAATCATCAAACTGCGCACCCCTGGCGAGCGTGATCTGCATGCCCCTTATGTGGCCGAGATGGCCCGACGCATCGTGGTCGAGCGCTACGGCACCGAGGCGTACTCCAGCGGCATCCGCGTCACCACCTCACTGAAGGCGGCAGATCAGCGAGCCGCCTACGATGCGGTACAGCGCGGTGTGCTGGCCTTTGATCGCCGCGGCGACTGGCGAGGTCCTGAAGGCTTTGAAGAGCTCCCTGCGACCAAGGCCGCCGATGGCCCAGAGCTCACCAGACTGGCCGCCGAAGCCCTGAAGGACCACACCGATGACGACACCCTGCGTGTGGCCATCGTGCTCAGCGCCAGTCCCAAGGAGGTCCAGCTACAACTCGCCACCGGCGAGCGGGTCACGCTGAAGGGCAAGGGCCTGCGCTGGGCCCAGGCTGGCCTGAAATCCAAGGTCAAAAAGGAACTGAAGGTCGCCCGTGGCTCGGTGGTGCGCTTGGTGCAGTCCGGCAAAAAGGGTTCAGCCGATGAATGGGAAATTGCACAATGGCCCGAGGCGGAAGCCGCGTTGGTGTCCATCGACAGCGCCACAGGTCGGGTGCGCGCGTTGGTCGGCGGGTTTGATCATGCCCGCCAGCCGTTCAACCACGTGACCCAGGCCTGGCGGCAGCCGGGCTCCAGCTTCAAGCCCTTGCTGTACTCGGCCGCGCTCGAAGAGCGTGTGATGCCCGCCAGCCTGATCGACGACCTGCCTTTCACCGCCGCCAATGGCTGGAGCCCCAGCAACAGCCACGCGGGCGGCGAAAGCCCGATCACTTTGCGCGAAGCCCTGACCAAATCCAGCAACCTCGTCAGCGTTCGCGTACTGAACCACGTGGGCGTTGCGCGGGCCCGCGACTGGGTAACCCGCTTCGGTCTCGACTCGTCTCGCCAGCCCGACAACCTCACGCTCGCGCTGGGCACCGGCAGCGCGACCCCCTTGCAGATGGCCCGCGCCTACGCCACCCTGGCCAACGGCGGCTGGCGGGTCACACCCGTGGTGGTCGAAAAAATTGCCGACGCTCAAGGCAAGGTGCTGTTCGAGGCGCCCCCGCCGGAAGCGCTCACCGATGCGAACCGGGTCATCCCCGCGCGCAACGCATACGTGATGTCGAGCCTGCTCAACGATGTCACGCGCTACGGCACCGGTGCCCGCGCTCAGGCCATGCTGAATCGGCGCGACGTCTACGGCAAGACCGGCACCACCGACAACGCCTTTGACGCCTGGTTCACTGGCTACCATCCCACCCTGGCCACCGCAGTCTGGATGGGCTATGACACGCCACGCAGCCTGGGCAGCCGGGAATCGGGCAGCCGATCCGCCCTGCCCATCTGGATCGACTACATGGGCGCAGCGCTCAAAGGCGTTCCCGAAAACCCCTTGGGCAACCCGCCACCAGGCTTGATCCGGGACAACAACGACTGGCTGTATTCCGAATGGAAAGACGGCGGCGCCGTTGCACGCATCTCAGACGAAGACGGGGTGCAGTACACGCCGCCACCGGGCCTGCTCGACCCCTTGATCCCGGACTGGGCAAAGGCACTGATCTCCACTGGCCCGACCAGCCGTCCCATGGAGATTTCGCGCTGA